A genomic region of Pseudoxanthomonas suwonensis contains the following coding sequences:
- a CDS encoding putative quinol monooxygenase — MTSFALIVKHKTQPGRRDDVRRIWEKHMAPAVSANPGHLAYFYCFDNSDPDSISAFQQYASTEASQEFLEKESYAAYLKEVEPLLAGPPEVTALTPVWSKKG; from the coding sequence ATGACCTCGTTCGCGCTGATCGTCAAGCACAAGACACAACCAGGAAGGCGGGATGACGTGCGCAGGATCTGGGAGAAGCACATGGCGCCTGCCGTATCCGCCAATCCGGGCCATCTGGCGTACTTCTATTGCTTCGACAATTCGGACCCCGATTCAATCAGTGCTTTCCAACAGTACGCCAGCACCGAGGCCTCGCAGGAGTTCCTGGAGAAGGAGAGCTATGCGGCATACCTCAAGGAGGTCGAGCCTCTCCTGGCCGGACCTCCGGAAGTCACTGCGCTGACCCCGGTATGGTCCAAGAAGGGCTGA
- a CDS encoding DUF1801 domain-containing protein has protein sequence MTPEEQLDGFIARFTPEIAGLARAALVKMRMRLLSAIQLVYDNYNALAVGFGPTQRASEAIFSLAVYPKRVNLCFLQGGRSSLKDPHGLLQGSGSTNRFVPLASAAALDKAEIDDLIAQALIAARIPLPPAGAGGLVIKSVSARQRPRRP, from the coding sequence ATGACCCCCGAAGAACAGCTGGACGGCTTCATTGCCAGGTTCACGCCTGAGATTGCCGGGCTGGCCCGCGCCGCGCTGGTGAAGATGCGCATGCGCCTCCTTTCCGCGATCCAGCTTGTCTATGACAACTACAACGCTTTGGCCGTCGGCTTCGGCCCCACGCAGCGGGCTTCCGAAGCGATCTTCTCACTCGCTGTTTACCCGAAGCGTGTCAATCTTTGCTTCCTTCAAGGCGGACGATCCTCCCTCAAGGATCCGCACGGCCTGCTGCAGGGCAGCGGAAGCACCAACCGGTTCGTTCCGCTTGCCTCTGCAGCCGCGCTGGACAAGGCGGAGATCGATGACCTCATCGCCCAGGCCCTGATCGCCGCCAGGATCCCGTTGCCTCCGGCTGGTGCGGGTGGCCTTGTCATCAAGTCGGTGTCGGCCAGGCAGCGCCCGCGCAGGCCGTAG
- the cobA gene encoding uroporphyrinogen-III C-methyltransferase translates to MPRRIPAEVVLLSAGPGDLELLTLKAVRALATAEVLLLDELVDPDIVELAPHARVVRVGKRGGCRSTPQAFICRLMRRYALQGLRVVRVKGGEALLFGRAGEEIAFLRQAGVPVRIVNGISAAFAAAAALEVSLTHRGHCHGVTFVTAHTHDHGEPDWEALARSGTTLAIYMGMGRIGPVARGLLRHLPAETPVAIVQAASQPGERRLLSTLGELADAAPTPETGYPGVILVGSALAEVSPCAVKAAVQETSLRKRAGDRPGAH, encoded by the coding sequence ATGCCGCGCCGCATTCCCGCCGAGGTCGTGCTGCTGTCCGCCGGTCCGGGCGACCTCGAGCTGCTGACCCTCAAGGCGGTGCGCGCGCTGGCCACGGCCGAGGTGCTGCTGCTCGACGAACTGGTTGATCCGGACATCGTCGAACTGGCCCCGCATGCGCGCGTCGTGCGCGTGGGCAAGCGCGGCGGCTGCCGCTCCACGCCACAGGCGTTCATCTGCCGGCTGATGCGCCGCTATGCGCTGCAGGGCCTGCGCGTGGTCCGGGTCAAGGGCGGCGAGGCGCTGCTGTTCGGCCGCGCCGGCGAGGAGATCGCGTTCCTGCGCCAGGCCGGCGTGCCGGTGCGGATCGTCAACGGCATCAGCGCCGCGTTCGCCGCCGCGGCCGCGCTGGAGGTGTCGCTGACCCATCGCGGGCACTGCCACGGGGTGACCTTCGTCACCGCGCACACCCACGACCATGGCGAGCCGGACTGGGAAGCGCTGGCGCGCAGCGGCACGACCCTGGCCATCTACATGGGCATGGGCCGGATCGGCCCGGTCGCACGCGGTCTGCTCCGCCATCTGCCGGCGGAGACGCCAGTGGCCATCGTCCAGGCGGCGAGCCAGCCCGGCGAGCGCCGCCTGCTGTCGACGCTGGGTGAGCTGGCCGATGCCGCACCAACGCCGGAAACGGGGTATCCGGGCGTGATCCTGGTCGGCTCCGCGCTGGCGGAAGTGTCGCCATGCGCCGTGAAGGCCGCCGTGCAGGAAACCTCGCTGCGGAAGCGTGCCGGTGATCGGCCGGGCGCGCATTGA
- a CDS encoding periplasmic nitrate reductase, NapE protein: MEQNPGKEVQATRNQERIAFLLVVAVIFPLLTILIVAGYGFLVWMWQLFYAGPPTG, from the coding sequence ATGGAGCAGAACCCCGGCAAGGAGGTCCAGGCGACCCGCAACCAGGAGCGCATCGCGTTCCTGCTGGTGGTGGCGGTGATCTTCCCGCTGCTGACGATCCTGATCGTGGCCGGCTACGGGTTCCTGGTGTGGATGTGGCAGCTGTTCTACGCCGGGCCGCCGACCGGGTGA
- the napF gene encoding ferredoxin-type protein NapF, translating to MTRRALLFGRQPAETPALRPPWALSEPAFASRCTRCDACVRACPEQVLARGADGLPRFEPSRGECTFCGDCAQACTSGALDAALSPPWELRAQVGPDCLPAHGVVCASCREVCLESAIHVPPGARGAATVDPERCTGCGACVGLCPAMAIALVHAPLEVPA from the coding sequence ATGACCCGACGCGCCTTGCTGTTCGGCCGCCAACCGGCCGAAACGCCCGCCCTGCGCCCGCCCTGGGCACTGTCCGAACCCGCCTTCGCCTCGCGCTGCACCCGCTGCGACGCCTGCGTGCGCGCCTGTCCCGAGCAGGTGCTGGCGCGCGGCGCCGACGGCCTGCCGCGCTTCGAGCCGTCGCGCGGCGAATGCACCTTCTGCGGCGACTGCGCGCAGGCCTGCACCAGCGGCGCGCTGGACGCCGCGCTCTCACCGCCCTGGGAGCTGCGCGCGCAGGTGGGGCCGGATTGCCTGCCGGCGCACGGCGTGGTCTGCGCCAGTTGCCGCGAGGTGTGCCTGGAATCGGCGATCCACGTGCCGCCCGGCGCGCGCGGCGCGGCCACGGTCGATCCGGAGCGCTGCACCGGCTGCGGCGCCTGCGTCGGCCTGTGCCCGGCCATGGCGATCGCGCTGGTCCATGCCCCGCTGGAGGTGCCGGCATGA